ttgtttttttactttttatgattttccttttattggGTTACCATTGATTTGTTTGATATACGAATAGGCTCAAATAtggttctttttattctttttttgctactatattttttgttgttattttttctttcatattactTAAATTACCACTTGATCTATTTACACAAGACTTATATttctttttgcataaaaaaaaaaattgctcagCCCACTGCgaaacatgaacaacatatctAGTGTCATTTATAGCTACTTCACTTTTttcaattgtaatttttaacttaaatacaTAGGTGctcatatttcttcttctttttttttcctggttcaCTTTTTGTCCATGGGGGatcttaatttatagttttaaactGTCAAATATGCTTAACATGTTCTTTCATTTCATTGAATTGGAGATCAAGAGTTTTTAGTCTTCAAACCATTTAGATCATTTATAACTGATTAGAGGAAGCCACACCAAATTTTGGTAGCACCAAAAGTCTCTAATACGTACTGATTCTCTACTTGCCGCCACCACCCATTCAAACCCATTAATGGTGTCATTTCTTGATGATGTCAGTAATGGAGGAATGATATTAAGGAAATCGCCAAGTAGTACTTTGATGAActtcaatcaaaatttatattagtcgaaaaacttaattaaacaagtttaattaagtGTTGTAAGGATGAATAAGATATCGGTTAACCTCTTACAAAAACTTATAAATccattctgattttttttttctcattgataGAAAATCTTAAATTGCATATATACATTAACACATagcccaaaaaaatacaaaaacataccAACCGGAAGAAACACATATACAGGACAAACTCAACTACAAACGATTGAAGCCGCTAGCGAAGGAACAAATCCATAAAACAGTCCTTGTGCATCCCTCTATGTCTTTAAGCGTTCATCGAACATAACGCCCACCATCTACACCAAAGATGTTCGAATCACCACGTACCCATGAAGAAAATGTACGTGTAAGCAAGAAAGAGCATTTGCAGACATGCGAATCGAAAGGACAAATTTACATGCAGAAAGCATCAATAGAAACTCTAGTCCTAACTATTTTCGCCACGTCCCAAATCCTCAGCCCACactattttgcctataaatactagtcCCTTAATCTTGCCATAACACAGTACCATACGAAAGAGTTTGAACAAGCATGTCTTCCTCTACTTTGTTTTCTCTTACACTTTGCTTTCTTGTTCTCTTCAATTGTTGCTTTGCTCAGATAGAGCAAGTGACCTCGCGACATGACCAGCAACAAGCGCGACGACGCAGCTCTCAACATAGCGAATGCCAACTTCAGAGGATCAATGCCCTCGAGCCTGCTCGGAGGATTAAATCAGAGGCTGGTGTCACTGAAATTTGGGACGAAAATGATGAGCAGTTTGAATGTGCTGGTGTTGCAGTTATCCGCCATACCATTCAAAAGCGAGGCCTCTTGTTGCCTGCATACACTAATACCCCTAAGCTTGTCTATGTAGAGCAAGGTATGCGCTTAAATATTCTTTACCATTTCACAGTTACAATTCATAATATACTTCTGTTGGTGTCAATGTAGGAAAGGGCATTCAGGGAGCTGTATTCCCAGGCTGTCCAGAGACATTCCAATCATCAGGACAGTTTTCTCGAGATCGAAGTCAAAGCTCCGAAGACCAGCACCAGAAGGTTCGACAAGTAAGAGAGGGTGATGTAGTTGCCTTGCCTTCGGGAGTTGCTGATTGGTTTTATAACAATGGTGATTCACCTCTCGTTCTTGTTCAACTTCTCGACACAAGCAATCCTGCCAACCAGCTTGATCAGGATTTCAGGGTAAGGATCACAAAAAATCAAGCGTGGGATATCATGTATTAAGCAAACAAGGATGACTTTATAAGCAAACATTAATGTGCCATTTCAGAATTTCTTCCTTGCTGGCAACCCACAACGAGAATTGCAAAGCCAAAGAAGCTCATACCAGAGAGACCAGCTTGAAGGTCAACGTGGACGCCAAGACGAAGATGAAAGTCGGAGACACCAGCAAGACAGAAACCGCAATGTCTTCGGCGGCTTCGATGAGCAAATCCTGGCAGAAGCTTTCAACATTGACACCAGACTAGCAAGAAGCATGAGGAACGAAAAAGATAACAGAGGCATCATTGTCCGAGCTGAGCATGAGCTGCAGGTGGTAAGTCCACATCAGAGCCGAGAGGAAGAAGAACGTGAAATTGAATACCGAGGGGGACGAGGTGGCAGATTCAATGGCATAGAGGAAACTTTCTGTACTGCTAGGTTGAAGCACAACATCAATGACCCAGAGCGTGCTGATTTCTTTAATCCACGTGCTGGACGCCTCACCACTGTCAACAGCCTCAATCTCCCTATCCTTCGATCTGTCCAGCTTAGTGTTGAGAGGGGTGTACTCTACCCGGTAAGAAAGTCTATGCACccttcattgaattttttttcttgacattaCAACAATTTCTCttgttaccaaaaaaaaaaaaaaaactcacaaactgGGTTCATGTGGATCAAAATTGTTTCATTGGCGATGTATATAGTAATCCCTTGTATTATTACTTGGTTGTGCTATGAGTCCTGGTTTT
This genomic stretch from Populus alba chromosome 19, ASM523922v2, whole genome shotgun sequence harbors:
- the LOC118033218 gene encoding legumin B, whose translation is MSSSTLFSLTLCFLVLFNCCFAQIEQVTSRHDQQQARRRSSQHSECQLQRINALEPARRIKSEAGVTEIWDENDEQFECAGVAVIRHTIQKRGLLLPAYTNTPKLVYVEQGKGIQGAVFPGCPETFQSSGQFSRDRSQSSEDQHQKVRQVREGDVVALPSGVADWFYNNGDSPLVLVQLLDTSNPANQLDQDFRNFFLAGNPQRELQSQRSSYQRDQLEGQRGRQDEDESRRHQQDRNRNVFGGFDEQILAEAFNIDTRLARSMRNEKDNRGIIVRAEHELQVVSPHQSREEEEREIEYRGGRGGRFNGIEETFCTARLKHNINDPERADFFNPRAGRLTTVNSLNLPILRSVQLSVERGVLYPNAMMSPHWNMNAHSIIYITRGNGRIQIVGDNGQTIFDGEVREGQVVTAPQSFAVVKKAGSQGFEWVSFKTNDNAQVSQLAGRVSTIRGLPVEVVANSFQISREDARRLKNNREEVSVFSPSQSGRSDEIA